The Geothrix sp. genome has a window encoding:
- the bioB gene encoding biotin synthase BioB, translated as MSMTPGDIRAIHDLPVPELLYRAATAHRQHWNAEEIQFCTLDSIKTGACPEDCAYCPQSARYQTDLKVEPLKDVQKVLAGAAEAKANGSTRYCMGAAWREVKDDANFDAVLDMVRGVSGMGMEVCVTLGMLNEPQAKRLKAAGCQVYNHNIDSSRDFYETIIHTRKFDERLETITAVRAAGLEVCSGGIVGMGETVDQRIHFLQELTELEPAPESIPINQFVAVDGTPLADVDPLPPLELVRMIATARILFPKSRIRLSAGRTQMSDELQALCFFAGANSIFTGEKLLTTPNPGGNHDHWLLNALGMRVEGAPARV; from the coding sequence ATGTCCATGACGCCCGGCGACATCCGCGCCATCCACGATCTGCCGGTTCCCGAGCTTCTGTACCGGGCCGCCACGGCCCACCGTCAGCACTGGAACGCCGAGGAGATCCAGTTCTGCACGCTGGATTCCATCAAGACCGGCGCCTGCCCCGAGGACTGCGCCTACTGCCCTCAGAGCGCCCGCTACCAGACCGACTTGAAGGTCGAGCCGCTGAAGGATGTCCAGAAGGTCCTGGCGGGTGCCGCCGAGGCCAAGGCGAACGGCTCCACCCGCTACTGCATGGGCGCCGCCTGGCGCGAGGTGAAGGACGACGCCAACTTCGATGCCGTGCTCGACATGGTGCGCGGAGTATCAGGCATGGGCATGGAAGTCTGCGTCACCCTCGGGATGCTCAACGAGCCCCAGGCCAAGCGCCTGAAAGCGGCCGGCTGCCAGGTCTACAACCACAACATCGACAGCAGCCGCGACTTCTACGAGACCATCATCCACACGCGGAAGTTCGACGAGCGGCTCGAAACCATCACCGCCGTGCGCGCCGCGGGCCTGGAAGTCTGCTCCGGCGGCATCGTGGGCATGGGCGAGACGGTGGACCAGCGCATCCACTTCCTCCAGGAGCTGACGGAGCTGGAGCCTGCTCCGGAGAGCATCCCCATCAACCAGTTCGTGGCCGTGGACGGCACGCCGCTGGCCGATGTGGATCCCCTCCCGCCCCTGGAGCTGGTCCGCATGATCGCCACGGCCCGCATCCTCTTCCCCAAAAGCCGTATCCGGCTCAGCGCCGGCCGCACCCAGATGAGCGACGAGCTGCAGGCCCTCTGCTTCTTCGCGGGGGCCAACAGCATCTTCACGGGCGAGAAGCTCCTCACCACCCCCAACCCCGGCGGCAACCACGACCACTGGCTGCTGAACGCCCTGGGCATGCGGGTGGAGGGCGCCCCGGCCCGGGTGTGA
- a CDS encoding hemerythrin domain-containing protein: MQLIDDLRREHDLIEQVLGSLRAFVTARLAGQGDPADGARFMAFFRCYAGDFHHHKEEEVLFRALAERAELPADRGPIAALTGEHRRMAGLLDGLEGLLAAPSPSAADLHRMEALAVDYSRSLWRHIDAENSVMFPEGEERLRRFHVRDLPSRPMTSEETLAWEAGRVLVAIHPPQHDAEVHRGDGCIACPSYGTACDGLEAEWWTDLEWEEMWERRQGD, translated from the coding sequence ATGCAGCTCATCGACGACCTCCGCCGGGAACACGACCTCATCGAGCAGGTGCTGGGCTCCCTCCGGGCTTTCGTGACCGCCCGGCTGGCGGGCCAGGGCGATCCCGCCGACGGCGCCCGCTTCATGGCCTTCTTCCGGTGCTACGCCGGCGACTTTCACCACCACAAGGAAGAGGAGGTCCTCTTCCGCGCCCTGGCCGAGCGGGCCGAACTCCCGGCGGATCGGGGGCCCATCGCCGCGCTGACGGGCGAGCACCGGCGCATGGCCGGCCTACTGGACGGCCTGGAGGGCCTCTTGGCCGCGCCCTCGCCCTCGGCGGCGGACCTCCACCGCATGGAAGCCCTGGCGGTGGACTACAGCCGCTCCCTCTGGCGCCACATCGACGCCGAAAACTCCGTCATGTTCCCGGAAGGGGAGGAGCGCCTGCGCCGCTTCCATGTGCGGGACCTGCCCTCCCGCCCCATGACCTCGGAAGAGACGCTGGCCTGGGAGGCGGGGCGGGTCCTGGTGGCCATCCACCCGCCCCAGCACGACGCGGAAGTCCATCGGGGAGACGGCTGCATCGCCTGCCCCTCCTACGGCACCGCCTGCGATGGCCTCGAGGCCGAGTGGTGGACCGACCTGGAGTGGGAGGAGATGTGGGAGCGGCGGCAGGGCGACTGA
- a CDS encoding CDGSH iron-sulfur domain-containing protein, producing the protein MSDSKPHIAQKGPYQVEVEAGKTYHWCACGHSQKQPFCDGSHKGGPFTPLAYTADVTGTKWFCGCKQSGTKPMCDGTHKKL; encoded by the coding sequence ATGTCGGATTCGAAGCCCCACATCGCCCAGAAGGGCCCGTACCAGGTCGAGGTCGAAGCGGGCAAGACCTACCATTGGTGCGCCTGCGGCCACAGCCAGAAGCAGCCCTTCTGCGATGGCTCCCACAAGGGTGGGCCCTTCACGCCCCTGGCCTACACCGCCGATGTGACCGGGACCAAGTGGTTCTGCGGTTGCAAGCAGAGCGGCACCAAGCCCATGTGCGACGGAACCCACAAGAAGCTCTGA
- a CDS encoding efflux RND transporter periplasmic adaptor subunit, with product MPFRCLLLFSVLILGAVPAGAGALLEGRVLPYRQVEVSAPVSSRITEMRVKEGEVVKAGQPLALLYGKLEELEMQRAKALLERREFEAKGARRLYDNKVIPEARALESRIDLELARLQYETAAEQVRLRTIVAPMDGVVVTRYREEGEAVSGGQPMFRLMDLSQVVVQCAASPDSLAEFALGRKVPVRFPDPGGSASAEGEVVLVDPCTDAAGKVRVKVVVANPERRIRAGLRAQVLAPEGP from the coding sequence ATGCCTTTCCGATGTCTCCTCCTTTTTTCGGTCCTGATCCTCGGGGCGGTTCCGGCCGGGGCGGGGGCCCTGCTTGAGGGGCGGGTGCTGCCCTACCGCCAGGTGGAGGTCAGTGCGCCGGTTTCGAGCCGGATCACGGAGATGCGCGTGAAGGAGGGCGAGGTCGTGAAGGCGGGCCAGCCCCTGGCCCTGCTCTACGGGAAGCTGGAGGAGCTGGAGATGCAGCGGGCCAAGGCCCTGCTGGAGCGTCGGGAGTTCGAGGCCAAGGGGGCCAGGCGCCTCTACGACAACAAGGTCATCCCTGAGGCCCGGGCCCTGGAGTCGCGCATCGATCTGGAGCTGGCGCGGCTTCAATACGAGACGGCGGCGGAGCAGGTGAGGCTCCGGACCATCGTGGCCCCCATGGATGGCGTGGTGGTGACCCGCTACCGCGAGGAGGGCGAGGCGGTGTCCGGAGGCCAGCCGATGTTCCGCCTCATGGACTTGAGCCAGGTGGTGGTCCAGTGTGCCGCGAGTCCGGACTCTCTGGCCGAGTTCGCACTTGGCCGGAAAGTGCCAGTGCGCTTCCCCGACCCCGGCGGCTCCGCGAGTGCCGAGGGAGAGGTGGTCCTGGTGGATCCCTGCACGGACGCGGCGGGCAAGGTTCGCGTGAAGGTGGTGGTGGCGAACCCGGAGAGACGCATCCGCGCCGGTCTCAGGGCCCAGGTGTTGGCCCCGGAAGGCCCCTGA
- a CDS encoding cytochrome c3 family protein, with amino-acid sequence MNPRRIAALGASGLLVAGICTGQERPLVAPHAKAKVICTDCHQKEKPTTAAVPDEACMVCHGDYPAMKALTKDAKPNPHASPHDPILCTECHRQHKPPVVKCLECHEGKFTFKIK; translated from the coding sequence ATGAATCCTCGACGGATCGCGGCTCTGGGGGCGTCGGGCCTCCTGGTTGCAGGCATCTGCACCGGACAGGAGCGGCCACTGGTCGCGCCCCACGCCAAGGCGAAGGTGATCTGCACCGACTGTCACCAGAAGGAGAAGCCCACCACGGCGGCGGTGCCGGACGAGGCCTGCATGGTCTGCCACGGCGACTACCCGGCCATGAAGGCGCTGACGAAGGATGCCAAGCCCAACCCCCACGCCTCGCCACACGACCCGATCCTCTGCACGGAGTGCCACCGGCAGCACAAGCCGCCGGTGGTGAAGTGCCTGGAATGCCATGAAGGGAAGTTCACCTTCAAGATCAAGTGA
- a CDS encoding valine--tRNA ligase, whose amino-acid sequence MDKAFDFKTAQTRWYEVWEESKAFEAAPTSGKAPWSIVIPPPNITGNLHMGHALVNTLHDVLTRFKRAQGFDALWVPGTDHAGIATQMMVERQLKAEGTDRHQLGRDAFEKRIWDWKEKNQGAIEHQLKRLGCSVDWTRNRFTLDPSLNKAVRKVFVESYKAGRIYRGPRMIQWDPALQTALSDLEVKYEERRGKLWHLRYPLADGSGDVVVATTRPETMLGDTAVAVHPDDERYQGMIGKLMNHPLTGRQIPVVADSFVDPAFGTGCVKVTPAHDPNDFAAGQRLKLDSITIIGFDAKMTAAAGAYAGLDRFEARKRVVADLEEQGFLVKVEDYTHKISLSDRSGAVLEPLVSEQWFMDVKEAAAKALEAVNSGAIQFTPEHHTAVWNHWLTNIQDWCISRQLVWGHRIPAWTCAKCGELHVELEQPSACHACGANELKQDPDTLDTWFSSALWPFSVFGWPDETEELKRYYPTSVLITGYDILFFWVARMAMAGLTWMGEVPFRKVYFNSLVRDASGQKMSKTKGNVIDPLEVMEEYGTDALRFSLAIMAAPGTDIAMSTARLEASRNFCNKLWNASRFVQMNLDESITLATEPEFGEAEYWMIGRMRDSLAAVTKALEEFRFHEASDLLYHLVWDDFCATYIELAKVQLQSGTKGQKAAILHFLDLLLRALHPFVPFLTEEIHEAMMDGRLPAGEPRLLAQRSWPVNEKILQVRGGDAAIIPRFQEVLSAILRLKAEQGVDPAKRVPALCSITDLEPFAEALKSIARLESVAFTQGDIASPTRVVAVVAGGAVALELAGLKDPAAEKAKLEKELAKLEKELEPLRARLADDSFVTKAPEAAVAKLRGQAEEKEQRLHQVKALLQ is encoded by the coding sequence ATGGACAAGGCTTTCGACTTCAAGACGGCGCAGACGCGCTGGTACGAGGTCTGGGAAGAATCCAAGGCCTTCGAGGCCGCCCCCACCAGTGGCAAGGCGCCCTGGTCCATCGTGATCCCGCCGCCCAACATCACGGGCAACCTGCACATGGGGCACGCCCTCGTGAACACACTCCACGATGTGCTCACACGCTTCAAGCGGGCCCAGGGCTTCGACGCCCTCTGGGTTCCCGGCACGGACCACGCGGGCATCGCCACGCAGATGATGGTCGAGCGCCAGCTCAAGGCCGAGGGCACGGACCGCCACCAGCTGGGGCGCGATGCCTTTGAAAAGCGCATCTGGGACTGGAAGGAGAAGAACCAGGGCGCCATCGAGCACCAGCTGAAGCGCCTGGGCTGCTCCGTGGACTGGACCCGCAACCGCTTTACCCTGGACCCGTCCCTCAACAAGGCCGTGCGCAAGGTCTTCGTCGAAAGCTACAAGGCCGGCCGCATCTACCGCGGCCCCCGCATGATCCAGTGGGATCCCGCCCTCCAGACAGCCCTGAGCGACCTGGAGGTGAAATACGAGGAGCGCCGCGGCAAGCTCTGGCACCTGCGCTACCCCCTGGCGGATGGCAGCGGCGATGTGGTCGTCGCCACCACCCGGCCCGAGACCATGCTGGGCGATACGGCCGTGGCCGTGCATCCCGACGACGAGCGCTACCAGGGCATGATCGGCAAGCTCATGAACCACCCCCTCACGGGCCGCCAGATCCCCGTGGTGGCGGACAGCTTTGTGGATCCCGCCTTCGGCACGGGCTGCGTGAAGGTGACGCCGGCCCACGATCCCAACGACTTCGCCGCGGGCCAGCGCCTGAAGCTGGACTCCATCACCATCATCGGCTTCGACGCCAAGATGACCGCTGCCGCGGGCGCCTACGCGGGCCTGGACCGCTTCGAGGCCCGCAAGCGCGTGGTGGCGGATCTGGAGGAGCAGGGTTTCCTGGTCAAGGTCGAGGATTACACCCACAAGATCAGCCTCAGCGACCGCAGTGGCGCCGTGTTGGAGCCGCTCGTCAGCGAGCAGTGGTTCATGGATGTGAAGGAGGCCGCCGCCAAGGCCCTGGAAGCCGTGAACTCCGGCGCCATCCAGTTCACGCCCGAGCACCACACGGCCGTGTGGAACCACTGGCTCACCAACATCCAGGACTGGTGCATCAGCCGCCAGCTGGTCTGGGGCCACCGCATTCCCGCCTGGACCTGTGCCAAGTGCGGGGAGCTCCATGTGGAGTTGGAGCAGCCTTCCGCCTGCCACGCCTGCGGAGCAAACGAACTGAAGCAGGACCCGGATACCTTGGACACCTGGTTCAGTTCGGCCCTGTGGCCCTTCAGCGTCTTCGGGTGGCCCGACGAAACCGAAGAGCTGAAGCGCTACTACCCCACCAGCGTGCTCATCACGGGCTACGACATCCTGTTCTTCTGGGTGGCACGCATGGCCATGGCGGGCCTCACCTGGATGGGCGAGGTGCCCTTCCGCAAGGTCTACTTCAACAGCCTGGTGCGCGACGCCAGCGGCCAGAAGATGAGCAAGACCAAGGGGAATGTCATCGACCCCCTGGAGGTGATGGAGGAGTACGGCACCGACGCCCTGCGCTTCTCGCTGGCCATCATGGCCGCGCCGGGCACGGACATCGCCATGAGCACCGCGCGCCTCGAGGCCAGCCGGAATTTCTGCAACAAGCTGTGGAACGCATCCCGGTTCGTGCAGATGAACCTGGACGAGTCGATCACCCTGGCCACGGAACCCGAATTCGGCGAAGCCGAGTACTGGATGATCGGCCGCATGCGCGACAGCCTCGCGGCGGTCACCAAGGCCCTCGAGGAATTCCGCTTCCACGAGGCCTCGGATCTGCTCTACCACCTGGTCTGGGATGATTTCTGCGCCACCTACATCGAGCTGGCCAAGGTGCAGCTCCAGAGCGGAACCAAGGGCCAGAAGGCCGCCATCCTCCACTTCCTCGACCTCCTGCTCCGGGCCCTGCACCCCTTCGTGCCCTTCCTGACCGAGGAGATCCACGAGGCGATGATGGACGGGCGCCTGCCCGCAGGAGAGCCGCGCCTGCTGGCCCAGCGTTCCTGGCCCGTGAACGAGAAGATCCTCCAGGTCCGGGGCGGCGACGCCGCGATCATCCCCCGGTTCCAGGAAGTGCTGTCGGCCATCCTGCGCCTCAAGGCCGAGCAGGGCGTTGATCCTGCCAAGCGGGTGCCGGCGCTCTGTTCCATCACCGATCTGGAGCCCTTCGCTGAAGCCCTGAAATCCATCGCCCGGCTGGAGTCAGTGGCCTTCACCCAGGGGGACATCGCCTCGCCCACGCGCGTCGTGGCCGTGGTGGCGGGCGGGGCCGTGGCTCTGGAGCTGGCGGGCCTCAAGGATCCCGCCGCCGAAAAGGCCAAGCTCGAAAAGGAGCTGGCCAAGCTCGAGAAGGAACTCGAGCCCCTGCGTGCCCGCCTGGCCGACGACAGCTTCGTCACCAAGGCGCCCGAGGCTGCCGTAGCCAAGCTGCGCGGTCAGGCCGAGGAAAAAGAGCAGCGCCTCCACCAGGTGAAGGCGCTGCTCCAATAG
- a CDS encoding tail fiber domain-containing protein, producing MRHPLNSRLLALAFLAGPALVAQAPPIPPAPPPPVLAYQGRLTEAGLPVTGTRAFVFSILDGAGVELWTSGNQTVSVNSGLYAVLLGAPPMPAVATTLLAQPNLKLHVVVAGNALSPDADLVPALQARSAFEVSGAFAGDIGGTQNATTLLQLQGIPLDLTTLPPASGQGLVYNGAKWIPGAVAGTPGPTGPQGPAGPEGPMGLMGPTGPAGSIGPIGLTGPQGPAGASPFTLNGANAVLTTGKVGIGTATPVLPLDVSGSIGLTGHLFMGNSVPMLHKFSAPGTAGGNTFVGVGSGNLGLPAQTANPQWASYNTGTGSSALNALTTGSWNTAVGASSLLSNTSAGTNTAVGARTLALQSFSNGGVAWDAWNTAMGFEALYANQPISTFNGDRNTAVGAVALRNNTTGRTNTAVGVDSLQQNTTGEGNVAVGFESLLGNTTGYSNVAVGNQALNSSGSSFSNTAVGTESLKFFNDGSGNTGIGQLALSALGSGNNNAALGLGAGALLQTGSGNLYLAHSGSATESNTTRIGKTQTRAFMAGVFATTTGHPTTLLVQVDQNGQLGTAASSRRYKQDIEDMGAVTDRLFDLRPVTFHYKAHPEGPTHFGLIAEEVDQVMPELVVRGRDGQIETVAYQELAPMLLNEVQKQRRELQVLKAELEAIRTALSRPGQRY from the coding sequence ATGCGACACCCCCTGAATTCCCGCCTCCTGGCCCTTGCCTTCCTCGCGGGCCCGGCCTTGGTGGCACAGGCGCCGCCAATCCCGCCGGCCCCACCCCCGCCCGTACTGGCCTACCAGGGGCGCCTGACGGAGGCGGGCCTGCCCGTCACCGGAACACGGGCCTTCGTGTTCTCGATCCTGGATGGTGCCGGGGTCGAGCTCTGGACCTCCGGGAACCAGACCGTGTCGGTCAATTCCGGTCTTTACGCGGTGCTGCTGGGGGCGCCACCGATGCCCGCCGTGGCCACCACGCTGCTGGCCCAGCCGAACCTCAAGCTGCATGTCGTCGTCGCCGGCAACGCGCTTTCGCCGGATGCGGATCTGGTGCCCGCCCTCCAGGCGCGCTCCGCTTTCGAGGTGAGCGGGGCTTTCGCGGGAGACATCGGCGGCACGCAGAACGCCACCACCCTGCTCCAGCTGCAGGGCATCCCGCTGGATCTCACGACGCTTCCGCCCGCCTCGGGCCAGGGACTCGTCTACAACGGCGCCAAGTGGATTCCCGGCGCCGTGGCCGGCACGCCTGGGCCCACGGGGCCCCAGGGACCCGCAGGCCCGGAAGGTCCCATGGGCCTGATGGGTCCCACGGGTCCGGCCGGGTCAATCGGCCCAATCGGGCTGACCGGGCCCCAGGGACCCGCCGGGGCGAGCCCCTTCACTTTGAACGGGGCGAATGCGGTGCTCACCACCGGCAAAGTGGGCATCGGCACGGCCACGCCGGTCCTTCCCCTGGATGTCTCCGGGAGCATCGGGCTCACGGGCCACCTCTTCATGGGGAACAGCGTTCCCATGCTCCACAAGTTCTCCGCCCCGGGCACTGCGGGCGGCAACACCTTCGTGGGCGTCGGCTCAGGCAATCTCGGCCTTCCCGCCCAGACGGCCAACCCGCAGTGGGCTTCCTACAACACGGGCACGGGCAGCAGCGCCCTCAACGCCCTCACGACCGGATCCTGGAATACCGCCGTCGGCGCCTCCAGCCTCCTGTCCAACACTTCCGCCGGCACGAATACGGCCGTGGGCGCCCGCACCCTGGCGTTGCAGTCCTTCAGCAACGGAGGCGTGGCCTGGGATGCCTGGAACACCGCCATGGGGTTCGAGGCGCTGTACGCCAACCAGCCCATCAGCACCTTCAACGGCGACCGGAACACCGCCGTGGGAGCGGTGGCCCTGCGGAACAACACCACCGGTCGCACCAACACCGCCGTGGGCGTGGACAGCCTCCAGCAGAACACCACCGGCGAAGGCAATGTGGCCGTGGGTTTCGAGTCCCTGCTGGGGAACACCACCGGCTACTCGAATGTCGCCGTGGGCAACCAGGCCCTCAATTCGAGTGGCAGCAGCTTTAGCAATACCGCCGTGGGCACGGAGAGCCTCAAGTTCTTCAACGACGGCTCGGGCAACACAGGCATCGGCCAGCTGGCCCTCAGCGCGCTGGGCTCAGGAAACAACAATGCGGCCTTGGGACTGGGGGCTGGCGCCCTGCTCCAGACCGGCAGTGGCAACCTCTACCTCGCCCACTCCGGCTCGGCCACCGAGAGCAACACCACCCGCATCGGCAAGACGCAGACCCGCGCGTTCATGGCCGGAGTCTTTGCCACCACCACGGGCCACCCCACCACCCTCCTTGTGCAAGTGGACCAGAACGGACAGCTGGGCACGGCCGCCTCCTCCCGGCGCTACAAGCAGGACATCGAGGACATGGGCGCGGTGACCGATCGTCTGTTCGACCTTCGGCCCGTCACCTTCCACTACAAGGCCCATCCCGAGGGTCCCACCCATTTCGGCCTCATCGCCGAGGAGGTGGACCAGGTGATGCCCGAACTGGTGGTCAGAGGCCGGGACGGCCAGATCGAAACCGTGGCCTACCAGGAGCTGGCGCCCATGCTGCTCAACGAAGTGCAGAAGCAGCGCCGGGAACTCCAGGTCCTGAAGGCCGAACTGGAGGCGATCCGCACGGCTCTCAGCCGACCTGGGCAGCGCTACTGA